The following are from one region of the Mangifera indica cultivar Alphonso chromosome 14, CATAS_Mindica_2.1, whole genome shotgun sequence genome:
- the LOC123196173 gene encoding actin-related protein 2/3 complex subunit 1B-like produces the protein MAAVSVHQYAQCVTCHAWSPDRSMVAFCPNNNEVHIYKQFQDKWEKLHVLQKHDQIVSGMDWSARSNRIVTVSHDRNSYVWNLEGSEWVPTLVILRLNRAALCVQWSPKENKFAVGSGAKTVCICYYEQENNWWVSKLIRKRHDSSVTGVAWHPNNNLLATTSTDGKCRVFSTFIKGVDTKDSKASSSSETKFGEQIVQLDLSFSWAFGVKWSPSGKTLAYVGHNSMIYFVDEVGPCPLAQNVAFRDLPLRDVLFVSERMVIGVGFDCNPMVFAADKTGIWSFIRFLGERKTLSSGPKSQFSEAFGKLYGQSKYGVNNDALEPSRSRGSGVHENCITCIVPIRERGVSRITRFSTSGLDGKIVVWDLENQEDLVGYL, from the exons ATGGCAGCTGTGTCTGTTCATCAGTACGCTCAGTGCGTCACTTGCCATGCCTGGAGTCCCGATCGCTCAa TGGTTGCATTTTGCCCTAATAATAATGAAGTTCACATCTATAAACAGTTTCAAGACAAATGGGAGAAGCTTCATGTTCTGCAAAAG CATGATCAAATCGTTTCTGGGATGGACTGGAGTGCAAGGTCCAATAGAATTGTGACTGTATCTCATGATCGGAATTC ATATGTCTGGAACCTGGAGGGATCAGAATGGGTACCGACTCTTGTTATCCTTAGGCTGAATCGTGCTGCACTTTGTGTTCAGTGGAGTCCCAAAG AAAACAAGTTTGCTGTCGGAAGTGGTGCTAAAACTGTTTGTATATGTTACTATGAGCAAGAAAATAATTG GTGGGTCAGTAAACTTATCAGGAAGAGACATGATTCGTCTGTGACTGGTGTTGCTTGGCATCCTAATAAT AATCTTCTTGCAACAACATCAACAGATGGAAAGTGTCGAGTATTTTCTACCTTTATTAAAGGTGTtgataccaa GGATTCAAAAGCGAGCAGTTCTTCAGAGACAAAATTTGGAGAG CAAATTGTTCAGCTTGATCTCTCATTTTCCTGGGCATTTGGTGTGAAGTGGTCACCCAGTGGCAAGACCTTAGCTTATGTAG GTCATAATTCTATGATTTACTTTGTTGATGAAGTTGGCCCTTGTCCTTTAGCACAGAATGTTGCATTCCGTGATTTGCCCCTCCGTGAT GTCTTGTTTGTATCTGAGAGAATGGTCATAGGTGTGGGATTTGATTGCAACCCAATGGTTTTTGCTGCAGATAAAACAGGAATATG GAGCTTTATTAGATTCCTTGGTGAAAGGAAAACATTATCTTCAGGTCCAAAATCACAG TTCTCTGAAGCATTTGGAAAACTTTATGGCCAATCTAAGTATGGAGTGAACAATGATGCTCTTGAGCCTTCAAGATCACGTGGCAGTGGTGTTCACGAGAACTGCATAAC CTGCATTGTGCCCATTAGAGAGAGAGGCGTTTCAAGGATAACTCGTTTTAGCACTTCAGGACTGGATGGAAAAATAGTTGTATGGGATTTGGAGAACCAAGAAGATCTTGTGGGTTATCTATGA